A genomic window from Erythrobacter sp. BLCC-B19 includes:
- a CDS encoding YHS domain-containing (seleno)protein → MTRNHLAIALAALTVPLAITAPVLAEGGIYVGTEGAKLAVGGYDTVSYFRGKGQPVKGSAAHKLTWKGATWHFASAENAAAFKANPAAYAPQYGGHCAWAMARGYLAPGDPTAYDVVGGKLYLNYDQDIRAKWRASMASHIAKAAPNWAKIPAGKTYTGSSWFGL, encoded by the coding sequence ATGACCCGCAATCACCTCGCAATCGCGCTCGCCGCCCTTACTGTGCCACTTGCCATCACCGCGCCGGTGCTGGCCGAGGGCGGGATCTATGTCGGCACCGAAGGCGCGAAGCTGGCCGTTGGCGGCTATGACACGGTCAGTTATTTCCGCGGCAAGGGCCAGCCCGTGAAGGGCAGCGCGGCCCACAAGCTGACCTGGAAGGGGGCAACCTGGCATTTCGCCAGCGCCGAGAACGCCGCGGCCTTCAAGGCCAATCCGGCCGCCTATGCCCCGCAATATGGCGGGCATTGCGCCTGGGCGATGGCGCGGGGCTATCTCGCGCCGGGCGATCCGACCGCCTATGATGTGGTTGGCGGCAAGCTTTACCTCAATTATGATCAGGACATCCGCGCCAAGTGGCGGGCGAGCATGGCAAGCCACATCGCCAAGGCCGCGCCCAATTGGGCCAAGATCCCGGCGGGCAAGACCTACACCGGTTCGTCCTGGTTCGGCCTTTAA
- a CDS encoding YceI family protein encodes MNRTTLAVAAAAMLAIVTGGIAAAPALFAQGAPQVPGAQDASRVTAGTYALDAGHTLVDWQVSHFGFNDYIGLFGNITGTLTMDPANIEAASLTVNVPIADVTVASAGLKDHLLRAGKDGGAPDFFGPTQGMATFTSTKVVKTGATTADITGTLTMNGKSAPVTLKTEFIGAGVNPFNKKDTVGFHARTTIDRTQWGVNYGVPFVSKDVTLTISAAFEKQ; translated from the coding sequence ATGAACCGCACCACCCTCGCTGTGGCCGCCGCTGCCATGCTTGCCATCGTGACCGGCGGGATCGCCGCCGCCCCCGCGCTGTTTGCGCAAGGTGCGCCGCAAGTCCCCGGCGCTCAGGACGCATCGCGCGTCACCGCTGGCACCTATGCGCTCGATGCCGGGCATACACTCGTAGACTGGCAGGTGAGCCATTTCGGCTTCAACGACTACATCGGCCTGTTCGGCAATATCACCGGCACGTTGACGATGGATCCGGCCAATATCGAGGCCGCCAGCCTCACCGTGAACGTGCCCATCGCCGACGTCACCGTTGCCAGCGCCGGGCTCAAGGATCACCTGCTGCGCGCCGGGAAGGATGGCGGCGCGCCCGATTTCTTCGGGCCGACGCAGGGCATGGCGACCTTCACCTCAACCAAGGTGGTCAAGACCGGCGCGACCACGGCTGACATCACCGGCACCCTCACCATGAACGGCAAGAGCGCGCCCGTGACCCTCAAGACCGAGTTCATCGGCGCAGGGGTCAACCCGTTCAACAAGAAGGACACGGTGGGCTTCCATGCTCGCACCACCATCGACCGCACCCAGTGGGGTGTCAATTATGGGGTGCCGTTCGTGAGCAAGGACGTAACCCTGACGATCAGCGCGGCGTTCGAGAAGCAGTAG
- the ilvC gene encoding ketol-acid reductoisomerase, with protein MKVYYDADADLNLIKPKKVAIVGYGSQGHAHAQNLRDSGVAEVAIALREGSATAKKAEGAGFKVLSNTAAAQWADIIMILAPDEHQAAIWENDLKGHMKPGAALAFAHGLNIHFGLIEAPADIDVIMIAPKGPGHTVRSEYVKGGGVPCLIAVHQDASGAAHDVALAYASAVGGGRSGIIETNFREECETDLFGEQAVLCGGITHLIQAGFETLVEAGYAPEMAYFECLHETKLIVDLLYEGGIANMRYSISNTAEYGDITTGPRIITAETKAEMKRVLADIQSGRFVKNFVLDNRAGQPELKAARKQAAAHPIEQTGEKLRAMMPWIAANKLVDKAKN; from the coding sequence ATGAAAGTCTATTACGACGCCGATGCCGATCTCAATCTGATCAAGCCCAAGAAGGTCGCCATCGTCGGCTATGGCTCGCAGGGCCACGCCCACGCCCAGAACCTGCGTGACAGCGGCGTCGCCGAAGTTGCCATCGCGCTGCGCGAAGGTTCGGCGACCGCGAAGAAGGCGGAAGGCGCAGGGTTCAAGGTGCTCTCCAACACCGCGGCCGCGCAGTGGGCCGACATCATCATGATCCTCGCGCCCGACGAGCATCAGGCCGCGATCTGGGAGAACGACCTCAAGGGCCACATGAAGCCGGGCGCCGCGCTCGCCTTCGCGCACGGGCTCAACATCCACTTCGGCCTCATCGAGGCGCCTGCCGATATCGACGTCATCATGATCGCGCCCAAGGGGCCGGGCCACACGGTGCGCAGCGAATATGTGAAGGGCGGCGGCGTGCCCTGCCTGATCGCCGTCCACCAGGACGCGAGCGGCGCGGCGCATGACGTCGCCCTCGCCTATGCCTCTGCCGTGGGCGGCGGGCGTTCGGGCATCATCGAGACCAACTTCCGCGAGGAATGCGAGACCGACCTGTTCGGCGAGCAAGCGGTGCTGTGCGGCGGGATCACCCACCTGATCCAGGCCGGGTTCGAAACGCTGGTCGAGGCCGGTTACGCTCCCGAAATGGCCTATTTCGAGTGTCTCCACGAAACCAAGCTGATCGTCGACCTGCTCTATGAAGGCGGCATCGCCAACATGCGCTACTCGATCTCGAACACCGCCGAATATGGCGACATCACCACCGGCCCGCGCATCATCACCGCCGAAACCAAGGCCGAGATGAAGCGCGTGCTCGCCGACATCCAGTCGGGCCGTTTCGTCAAGAACTTCGTGCTCGACAACCGCGCGGGCCAGCCCGAACTCAAGGCAGCGCGCAAGCAGGCCGCCGCGCACCCGATCGAGCAGACTGGCGAGAAGCTGCGCGCGATGATGCCGTGGATCGCCGCCAACAAGCTGGTCGACAAGGCCAAGAACTAG
- the ilvN gene encoding acetolactate synthase small subunit: MKIAEAASERHVLAVTVDNEPGILAKITGLFTARGYNIDSLTVADITEDHAVSRITIVTNGPPQVIDQIEAQLERLVPVHKVTDLTTAGPHVERELALIKVTGTGEKRVEALRLADIFRARPVDTTTESFIFEITGPPDKVDSFIALMRELGLVEVGRTGIVGMMRGAQGA, translated from the coding sequence ATGAAAATCGCCGAAGCCGCCTCCGAGCGCCACGTGCTCGCCGTCACCGTCGATAACGAGCCGGGGATTCTCGCCAAGATCACCGGTCTGTTCACGGCGCGCGGCTACAATATCGACAGCCTGACCGTGGCCGACATCACCGAGGACCATGCGGTCAGCCGCATCACCATCGTCACCAATGGCCCGCCGCAGGTGATCGACCAGATCGAAGCGCAGCTCGAGCGGCTGGTGCCGGTCCACAAGGTCACCGACCTCACCACCGCCGGGCCGCATGTCGAGCGCGAGCTGGCGCTGATCAAGGTCACCGGCACCGGCGAAAAGCGGGTCGAGGCGCTGCGCCTTGCGGACATTTTCCGCGCGCGGCCGGTGGATACGACCACCGAAAGCTTCATCTTCGAAATCACCGGCCCGCCCGACAAGGTCGACAGCTTCATCGCCCTGATGCGCGAGCTGGGGCTGGTCGAAGTCGGCCGCACCGGGATCGTGGGCATGATGCGCGGGGCGCAGGGGGCCTAG